GAGCACGCAATGCATGTTGCTAAGCTGTTCAAATCTCAATTCCCATAAGGAGGTTAGGATGTATCTACAAGTCACGTCATTATCTAAATAAACACTGAAGAAGTCCGAAGTCAATGAAAAAGCAAGGACCCAAAAATGAAGGCGTACGAACATTATAGGAAGGAGCTCATGTTGACGGGCACAATACTATACCTGAACTGCAGCTTCGTAACAGCCAATTGCCCTGTCCGATCCGCCACTGGTTTGCGTTCCatcaaaatttgcaaaaacgAATCAATGGACACAGCAGGAGCATCAAGCGGAAAAATCTGGAAAACTTGCATCGACACCGGGAATGAACGTACCTGAGAGAATCAAGGGCGAGGCGGGACGTCCCTTTCACTTCCTGAACAAACATCACGAAATCGAACGAAGTTGAGTACGCCAAACATCTCCTCAGAGTTCATCGGCACAAAGCTACTGAGTGAAACATCTCCACAAAGTCGAAGGACCAAtgcacatagagagagagagagagagagagagagacctggtgGAAGCGGCCGGTGAGGAAAGGCCTCTCGACGTTCCAGCGAGGAGTGGAgggcgccgtcgccgccgcggAATCCGCCATTTCCAGCTCAATTCATCCGAGAGAGAGGTCGATCCAGAAGTAGAATCAAGAAATCGTGAAGATCGCCGACGAAATCAAGCACTGAAAACAGCAGTGAGAgatttatagagagagagatgtgaaaaaattgaaatggaatCACAACACAAGTCGCCCGCGCGCAGCCGAGTCTCCTTACTTCTATCACACGACGACCGAAACGAAAAACGCTCTGCATTTTTAAAATATGGAATCACTATTATGCCCCTCACTAATCTTCATTTCTCCTCTTCAAACGGGATCTACTAGcacctatgaagcaccgactCGCTGGGATCTACTCTTGCGATCGATTCGTGATCAACGCTCTAAACACGTTAGCGATACACGAGTCCAGCATTTCAACATATCATTTTGACACgcacgggtcaattttaagcattttttataaattaagaatcaaaatataaatttatcggATATATACCCAAGCCATATATCCAAttaccccaaaattaatatactcaattagcaacaaaaaaaaaaagactgattGTGAGATAacagacaaagaagaagaaactcatcgtgttggaattctctattttatgaaaatgacatgtcggcgtgtcgtgtcgcatGCCGCGTGTTATTGTTGGTGCTACTTAGACGAGCACAAATAGTTTTTAAACTTGGATCCAAACAGGCAACatgatccttgaatttttaattttttcaatgtgaACCTTGAGTTTCGACCCAATACAAAGTATCACCCTTGTAAttctaatttgtttaatgtgctCATTAAACTATTGGTAAATTTAATGTAGTATCCGGATTATAtcaaaaaagttcaaagatcatattgaataaattgtaCATTTTAGGGATGGTATtggatatttataaaaaaaaatcatgaattatttgtatcattttctcattttctgcTCTCACTCTATATGATGTGAAAATTTAAAAGaagtataataaaaataaaccgttaattattattttgtaatttctcGATGTTAcatgaaaatcaactttttaacTGCCAAAAAAGATGTTTTTATTGTCATTCCAAATGCATATTCATGTTTCCACTTGGGAATAATTTTGTGTTTGAGATGGCCAAGTGAAATGAAATGGAGAGGAGAATTAGGATTTCAATGTTTTTATTTGGTGAACAAGTTGATGCCATTAAAAATTCCATACTAGCATTTGATGACACATTTAaagtgaaataaattttttttaaattagttttcTGGACTTTTCACGTGTGTTTGCTAAAAATAatcagtcaatgaaaaattatttatggttcaaaaaaaaagtatacatgcttaaagttaggaaaatgaattccctaACTTAAAAATGAGTAAACATTTTTAAAGTTGTTCTCAAAACAAACATAGAATTAGGGTTTGTTTGTTTAAAGAaaaactattttccaaaattttttttcatttttcaatatttagatgatgaaaaattaattgatcTACAAAAAACAACAAGCTTAAATTTGCGGAAACCACTTTCCCTTCTAGCAAGAAGGAATTCGATTTCCCTAAACCACCgatatcatgaaaacatttttatttaccatataaaaaaaattagtgaaatGATGCCTTCGTTTCGGGAAAAATTTCATAATAAAGTAAAATGCTTTATCAGAAATCAATTCTTAATGGTCAATAGagtgaaattaaaaattagaaagggCATGGCCAACCGAGGGTAGTATTGACACTTCACCCTTCCTGCCGATAAAAATCCCAAGTTATCATCAGCCGTCCGTCTCCGTTGCTCCCTCTCAAGCCTCAAAGTTGAGgaacagagagggagagagagagatgctgtcCGGCCATGGAAGGTGGGAGCAGCCACTGATTGCCGCCATCTTCTCTCTCGACCTCCAACTTCGGACCTTTCAATGTCCGAGGTAAAGTGGGCATTACGGGCAATTTTGCAAACGTCAGATGATATAGTGGCTGTCGATTTTCTCCTCGTCGCTGCTCCAGACAGACCAGAACAGCGGCTCTCGGGTTCTTGACATCGGGCACGAGCTCTGCTTCAAAAGTAAGCACCGAGTGCCTTCGTCTTCCCATCGTTTTAGAATTGTTCCTCTGATCTGGTTATGTGCTTGCTCTCCTTGTTGGGTTCACGGTCCTCTAAAAAGTGCTTCCTCTCATTCCTTTGGACATTGCAATGAAGGTTCTTTAGTGTGTATATAAGTTCCCGGGCTCCTCTTTTCTAAGAGGGTTAGATTATCGCAAACTCTTGATCAATCATCTGATCAGCTTGAAAGCTGCTTATACTGAACCTACCGAAGTTCAATTAGACTTGCTTGCCATGTGTTTGATTTATGGTTGCTATCATCCCGAAGACATGGATACTATGTAGGCTTTTCGGGGTAAGTCGGTGTCTGACATGGCGTCTGTGGATCTTTTTTCCAGCAAAGTCCTGCATTTGCTGCTCATGGCATGCCAATCTGGAGCAATGGCAATGCAATTGAGTCTGCCGCTGCGGGAAAACGAAGCCCTCGAAAGTTCCTGCATGGTCCTCGCTCCCTGTGTGGTTTCAAACTCAAAAATGGAATCCTGCATCAACAATCGAGTTTTCTTTCGGCTAAAGTCTGCATCATTTTGTTGGAACAGGTATTTTTAGACCGTATTTCgtgcttttcattttatttcgaaaaaaactGTGATGTATCATGTTTGGGTTGCGATACGATGGCAGTTGTGACTGTTGGTGGTAACCGATTGTAACCTCTTATCCAGTTCTATTTTAGTTGCATTTCTAGCATTTTGGAGATCTGCTGCTCATATTCTTATAGCCCCGCTTAATTGCGATCTAATGATGGTCCGGTTTTCTTCCAAACTTCTTGTGCCAAATTCACTGCCCTCATGAGCTTCCATCAATTGTGCTGGATAATTTCCTGTTTTCTTAGCACGGACTTTGAGCTGTACCACATGATTTTGATGTACGATGGCAACTCTTTCTTACCTATTTTGTTTAATTGTATATAGCTGCATAAGTCAATCGTATTAACCTAATTGTCGATGCCTTTTGGACAAATTTCTAAAGTAAGTGAAAACtttttggagtttgataggGGTAATCTAGTGTTCGTTACAAGGACGTTATGTGGCTGTGCTTGTAGTTAAAAGAACTTTTTGGGTTTAGATCAAGTCCTTTCGTTTTGTATGCTTAATATGGGATCTTGATATGTGATCTGTCTACGTAGTTCACTTTTATGAGTCTCTTCCTACCATTTTGAACGAGCCAGTCATTTTCTTTACATCTGTTAGTTCTCAGATGAGAAGACATGGCTGGAAAATAGCCTTTGCCCTGAATACAGGTGGTATTCCTGGTAATGGCGAGCAAGATGGCCTCAATGGTGATGATGCAGATCTCAGTCGTACTCGATTGGGCAGGATAGTGAGCGCTGGGGGCAGACAACTTCTGCAAAAGCTGAACTCGGCTAGAAGGAATTTTCCCATGAAgatatttcttcttctattgGGTTTCTATACGGCAAATGCATTGGCGACAATTCTTGGTCAGACAGGTGACTGGGACGTGCTTGTTGCTGGTGTCGTGGTTGCAGCGATTGAGGGGATTGGTATGCTTATGTATCGAAAACCCCCTTCTCTTTCTAGCAGAAGACTTCAGTCCTTTGTCACAATGATGAACTACTGGAAATCCGGCATTTGTTTAGGCCTCTTTGTGGACGCTTTCAAATTAGGTAGCTAGATACCCTTTAGCTATGTAATAACCTCATCCTGTATCCCTGATTCCACCGAACAAGAAACTGCAAAAAGTGGAATGAAGGATTTTTGTGCTCCGACTCTTATAAATCCGAATTGGTTGCTGTCTCTTGAACCGGGTGCATAAGTATAATAAACTATTCAAATGTATCCGCGATGCCGTTTGGAGCATTTTTCCTTCCATGACTTCGTGACTGTTGAATGTGCATCTGGATACATGTGTTTCTATGTGCACTTGATGGGGCTCGTTTGTGCTTTCACATGAATACTCTAATTTATCTGCTTTTGTTTAAATGGCAATATGGCTTGTTAGGCCGAAAAAGTGAGGTGTTAAGGCTAAACACAAATGATCGGTCAAAAATGTTCATGATGATGCAAAAGTAGACAGCAGCAGAAGTTTAAGCATTTGCTAATTTCGTTCTAAACCTTGCTTGTGGATTCTTGCCTCCACTCCCTCTCGCACCCTCATCGATATCGTTGTATGGTCCTAAAAAGGGGCATGCCGATCAGACATGCTCACTTTGACATATGGAAATAGTAAATGTGCTCAGTTGTTGTAACTCTTATCATCGGTCACTCAGCATATGGATTTTGCTCCACTGCCTCACTATGCAAGGTCGTTTGGATATTGCACATTTTCACTTTGCCTTTACTTCTCTTTTCCGTTGCCTTTTTGGCTAAATCCTTTGATGACATGCAACAAGAACGATACACAAGTTGTATTCTTTGGATGCTGCGTTTCTGCTAAGTCAACCCACTTTTGCTTCTTCAATGCTTAGGAGTCAGGGAATGCAGCTTTAAAATGTACATACTCTCTTTGTTGACTCCCATCTTTTACATTTAAATGGTGGATCTAACATTCTTGACAAAATACACGACAGAGTTTCCAATTTCCAGAGGAAAAAATAGACTTGGGGGAACAAAATCTCCTGCAAGTCAACTCCCTATGCTATCTCGATACTCTTCAAGAAGAATCCATTACTCTCGAAGTCCTACCGCGCTTGCTGCAGCTGACCTGCTCAACTCCCAACCATTtttggatgagttgaaagacgGTAGGGTCGCATAGTAATTGTCGGTGACCAGCAGCAACCCCTGCTCGCTCCACTGCCTCGAGTCCATCAGCCTGTTGATTAAGAAATCACTTGAGATAACATGGGAACTTTTGTATCGCACGCTGTTGCAACATACTACAGATCAAACGTAAACAAACAGGATACTGACCAGGACAAGGAGTATGATCTGGATTTAAAAAGTATGACATAActccaaaataaaaagtaagTGCTAAAGATGaatatctattgcatcttccCGTGCGTGGCAACAAATCAAACTGCAGTGCGTCATCTCAAAGCATGGTAAAAGGAGAAAAAGCTTTGCCAAATAGTTACCAGAGCTGATTCTGTGGGGACTGTCCCATCTCCATCCACATAAGAGTACTGGGGCTGCAAGATGAACCACAGCAAGTTTGAgccaagaacaagaaaaagaaaagtgaatggAAAAGTGCATTTGGAGTTCAGATGCATGTGAAAATCATGAAGGATAAAATTAGCCTAAAGGAAAATTTGAGCAGCCGTGAAATGGCAGCATCAAAATGGAGGACACTAGCTCCTGCTTCCCAAGCACATCAATTTATGAAACgccaaagaaaatttgaaaatccaatGTTATCTGGTCATGACTCAACTTTAAGGCCCACATCTAAGTTCCACATCTCCTGAATATTGCAAAGTCACATATCAGCTTCTCAATGTGACGAATAAAATGTCAACTTCAGTGAGAACTCGCTCCATTGTCAGCGTAAGATGCAGCTGAGGTCATTCTAGTTTAATTTGGTGGAGAATACCAACAATTCCAAGAAAGTGCTCTTAAACAACTCATTTAATCATGACTAAACAAAAGAAGTGGTTCAAACAAATAGAATGTCATCCAATCAGAAGAGGCGGTTATAATTATATAAGACTACTCACCAAAGTGTGGCACATCTCAGACAAGTCCTCAATGGGGGATGCCTCTGAACCATAACTGTCGCGAGAGCATGTCATCATGTCTACCACCAAAACATAATATTAACATGCAAAACACAGAGTAGAAGCTGCGTACCGAACATCAAAAGGTGTGTCCGAAGATGTTCCATAGATGTTATAGAACTCGACCTCACTAGGAAGTTTAATGTCGTCGATAATTCTGCGAGTTTCAGCAGCCCATTTGAGAATAGAGAGGTTAAAGGGCAAGGGTATTGTCCGTCCTTGGTAATTTAGCTGTAACCACAAAGAATGCAATTCAGACTTCGTAGAAGAAGCAATGAGAAGATCTTGGCATTCACAAGAAAAGGGTGAAGGGGAGAGAAGCTTACAGTTTCAACTGTGGAATGAGGATtacaaaaatttgaataaacaaAATCCCTCTACATGCTTAAGTGAAGATACATCTATAAACAGCTTATCATGCGCTTTCGGGAAACATTTCAGAAGAGATCTCAGAGAAGCTCATTAATAAGGGTACAGCTGGTAGAAAAGGAGGACAGACCTGGCGAGGCAGCTTTTATCTAGTTAACAGGAAACTATAAGTTTATAACCAAGGGATATGTGCataggaacacctaaaatttgtcacgaaagtgcaattgaatactaaaacttgctaaaactcataaaaggtgcaatcaagtcctaaaacttgtcaaattgatgtaaTTGAGCCCTTCCGTTAACTTCGTCATTTAGATTAACAGAAAATATTGACGtgctttttttaaatattttctctcttctacgAGGCAAAGACATGGCTAAAACACAAAATTTAAGGCtaaaacaacatcattttgATCCAAATATGATTTATAATACAGTTTTTActtgaaataaattaaaacaaaaatgggCTGACGATGGTGGGAAAATGGTCGGCGGGGTTCACTAGGCCCCGGCCGGTGGCGGCCCTCGACCAAAACCGGGTGAGgaccggcgacccttgcccgatccgggtgagggccgcaaccctcacGGGCCCCCGGCCGGATACCCGCGACCCCTTCCAACCATTCCCCCACCATCGCTGGCCCACGCTATCTGGTTCtaacctttttccttttttttttttactttaacttactttttaataataaaaaattaaaaatcagatttcgACTAAAACGATAACGTTTTAGCCACATCATCActacgtaggagagagaaaatatttaaaaaaaaaccacgttAGCATTTTCCATTAACCAAATTGAACGGAGTTAAtaaaaggactcaattgcaccaatttgacaagttttgaattgcactttttgcaagttttaggatacAAGTTTTACTTCTTCTCCCTAAAATCAATAAGTTCTCCTTAGTGGTCAAAGATCCCTAAAATGCCCGACATTTGTACAACCCAAGAAACACcaaaataaaatgttttttGTTCACTTCCAGTTGCTTGGACGCCACTTCAAAGAGGCCCTTAGTCGGTATTCaagatttttgagttttttcagCAGATAGAGGAACCAGCTACATTTTAGCATCAAAAGATGAGCAAAAGTTGACACCAAACTGATCTAAATGTCTGCTTCCGCGGAAGAGTTCAGAATAACTAAGTGACCAAGAAAGAATGTGGACATGCTACCTCATTATTTCGCAATGCTGCTTCAAATAAAGAGACACTTTCAAGGGGACCATAGGTCTCCAAGTTGACAGAAACATCCCCGTCGATAGAGTGCTTTTGCCAGACTTCAATCTTAGGCTGCTTCGCCCACTCAAACTCAGGGTTTGCCATCATTTCATATATTGACGGACACTCGATCAACTGTATTCAAATAGAACGCACTATTAGCAAGAGAGCACAAGATCACACCAAGCAAAAAGCAGAAACAACTGTCAGACCCTCAAACATGATCCGTTGCCACCTCCTCTTGCAGAATAATCGAGTTAGCtgatccaaaaatgaaaaaaatccaaaagtgaAGTGCAAATGGTCTAAAATTGCTCACAAATATGAGAAGAGAAATGCAAGACAAGAAAGCATACGCTTTTATATACCAGTCTTTTAGCATGTTATGTACGCTAGCCCTACAACAGGAGAAAGAGAGCATAGCCAAAATAAAGTCAGGGTCAGCTAACAAAGGTGTACCACTCCAAATCGCGACTCTCAAAACACAACCTGACTTGCTACACCATCTCAAGCTATAGTATTGGTCAAATCCATTTCACATGTTACTGAACAGTTTTAGGTAGAAGCCCTaatacttttgcaattttcttcgTCATTTAGTGCGTAAAAGTGATTGATAGATGTATTCAGGATGGACTTAACTATTGCATAGTGGGTAGTGGTGCATTTGCCCCACtcctttttttaagttttgaaaCTACTGAGGGTTTTTAAGCAATGCCAAAAAACTACTTGCTTTAGAAAAGTAAAACATGCACAATACTAGTTATGATAGGACTTTTTTAGGCATAAGAAGATTGGTTACTAAATCTTAACACTTGATTTTCTTGTAATCAATCATTAATTAATTTGTTGACCCCACTGACAAAAGTTTCTAGATCAGTCCCTGTATATATTCCATCCTCCTTTCTGCTAGTTCTACACCAACAGCAGGGTGCACCTAGTGGCCTTGAGAGATGAATAGAGAAATTACCAATTGGTGAAATGTCCACCTAGACACAAAAAAGTAGCTCTCAAACCCTTCAACAAATTGCAGTCCAGTTAAGAGAGAGTCATTGACGCATCCCGGTGCACCTATCACATAAAATGATAACACTTTGAAAACGTAGGAGCAATACAATCTACTAAGCACATGGAGGTACTTTTTTATTCAAAACTACAATGCAATAAGCGAACCAAGATGAAAATGAGCATTTAGCCTTCAACAGTTGGAAAATCAATAGAGATATCTAATTGCACTTGAAGTTGAAGATCCAATTGACAAACATGACAAGCAAGTTTCAAAGTTTAagatcaaaataagaaaagcatCCGATTTCAAGCCAACAGAGAAATCATGATCGCTCTATCAGCTGGGCATCAGAAAACAGATGTTCTCTATCAGATAGTGAACATTACAGCCTGTATCTATGGTTCTTTGAGTATCTTTCCAGACATTTGAGTGTCATGATAGAATGAATCTGGAACTTTGCCCAAAAGCAGTTACCTTGGAAAGGGCATGCAATACAAATCCACTTCCTTACATACTTTGAAAAGACCTGTCAATTAACAACTAAATTATAGTCTTATTGCTAATTCTGTGCATATAATCCAATATCGTAAGCAACTAGACAATCTTCAATAAATGCTTCCAGCAGTTAATGATGGAACACTCACATCTTGACGGAGTGATAGGAAACACGACACCAGCCATCCACCCATTGAATGAGAAATTAGGTCAACTTTTCTACCTCCAGAAGATTTATAAGCAGTTTCCAACTTTGACCGAAGGCCTTCTAGGAGCTTGTCAGCTCTGCAATGATGTAGCAGATAAATGTGTTCACAATTATCAGAAACTTAAACACTGAACCCCTGGCTGATAAATCAGCTAAGAATGCAGTACTCAAGATATCGACTTTGTTTTTCAACAACTTAACAGACAAACTGAATTACCTATTACTTTGCCGGAAATCATAACCATATCCAAACAATGTGGTTCCCTTCTTATACCCTATCCCCACGAGCATGTcaatcatatcatgaaaatgaTATACCTCTTTCAGATGTATAAGTTTCACAAACTGAAAGGTGAAGAATTCTCATCAATACATTCCCATTAGTAGTAAATATGTTGCGGAATTAACAGTGCAAACAGGAGCGATATATTTCTCTGACAAAGCACCAAAAGAGTGAAGAATAACTTAGAGCCTCACCCATGATGGGTCTAGTATGTCGATCGCATAGAGCCCATAATCATCGTCAGGAACCACAATTTCAGCATCATCATTCAATGACTCGGTCAATCCTTAGGATGACAAAAAGCACAAGCTCATCAAGCACTAAATCATCATGTGTGATTGAGGAAATCTGATGTCGGTGAACAAAATTGACAGAGACTGTGGAAAGAGATGTAACTGCC
The genomic region above belongs to Rhodamnia argentea isolate NSW1041297 chromosome 6, ASM2092103v1, whole genome shotgun sequence and contains:
- the LOC115748435 gene encoding ycf20-like protein isoform X1, whose product is MACQSGAMAMQLSLPLRENEALESSCMVLAPCVVSNSKMESCINNRVFFRLKSASFCWNSSQMRRHGWKIAFALNTGGIPGNGEQDGLNGDDADLSRTRLGRIVSAGGRQLLQKLNSARRNFPMKIFLLLLGFYTANALATILGQTGDWDVLVAGVVVAAIEGIGMLMYRKPPSLSSRRLQSFVTMMNYWKSGICLGLFVDAFKLGS
- the LOC115748435 gene encoding ycf20-like protein isoform X2, with product MPIWSNGNAIESAAAGKRSPRKFLHGPRSLCGFKLKNGILHQQSSFLSAKVCIILLEQMRRHGWKIAFALNTGGIPGNGEQDGLNGDDADLSRTRLGRIVSAGGRQLLQKLNSARRNFPMKIFLLLLGFYTANALATILGQTGDWDVLVAGVVVAAIEGIGMLMYRKPPSLSSRRLQSFVTMMNYWKSGICLGLFVDAFKLGS
- the LOC115748431 gene encoding phospholipase A(1) LCAT3 yields the protein MWRDRACPCFWFGDGNRRDQEASEERNPVVLVSGMGGSILHSKKKGDGWLGFDTRVWVRILLADLEFKNKLWSLFNPSTGLTESLNDDAEIVVPDDDYGLYAIDILDPSWFVKLIHLKEVYHFHDMIDMLVGIGYKKGTTLFGYGYDFRQSNRADKLLEGLRSKLETAYKSSGGRKVDLISHSMGGWLVSCFLSLRQDVFSKYVRKWICIACPFQGAPGCVNDSLLTGLQFVEGFESYFFVSRWTFHQLLIECPSIYEMMANPEFEWAKQPKIEVWQKHSIDGDVSVNLETYGPLESVSLFEAALRNNELNYQGRTIPLPFNLSILKWAAETRRIIDDIKLPSEVEFYNIYGTSSDTPFDVRYGSEASPIEDLSEMCHTLPQYSYVDGDGTVPTESALADGLEAVERAGVAAGHRQLLCDPTVFQLIQKWLGVEQVSCSKRGRTSRVMDSS